In Vicinamibacterales bacterium, the following are encoded in one genomic region:
- a CDS encoding OmpH family outer membrane protein: protein MLGFLKGKQSMKVSCVVAMSVFVLGLGTGQVWAAGQEAQVALPEGAPIAWVNVPQIAAESASGQELAGQVQALNEEKIAEINAMNTELQATQEKLEQGGTVMSETAAAQLQRDIGRLQIDIQRATEDAQVEVQTLTEELQIDFQDSLMPIIGEIAAEKQLHIVFSVTDSGVVWTLPGLNITADVIARFDAAHTASGGDDQP, encoded by the coding sequence ATGCTCGGATTTCTGAAGGGGAAGCAGTCGATGAAAGTATCGTGTGTTGTCGCGATGTCCGTGTTTGTGCTGGGCCTGGGAACCGGTCAGGTTTGGGCAGCTGGGCAAGAGGCGCAGGTAGCGCTCCCGGAGGGGGCTCCCATAGCTTGGGTCAATGTGCCACAGATCGCTGCCGAATCAGCCAGTGGACAAGAACTTGCTGGACAAGTGCAGGCGCTCAATGAGGAGAAGATTGCCGAAATCAACGCGATGAACACAGAACTCCAGGCTACTCAAGAGAAGCTCGAACAGGGCGGTACAGTGATGAGTGAGACTGCGGCCGCGCAACTTCAGCGCGACATCGGACGGTTGCAGATTGATATCCAACGTGCTACCGAGGACGCCCAGGTCGAAGTACAAACCCTGACAGAAGAATTACAGATTGATTTTCAAGATAGCCTAATGCCGATTATTGGAGAAATAGCTGCTGAGAAGCAGTTGCATATTGTATTCAGCGTAACCGATTCTGGGGTGGTCTGGACCTTACCAGGGCTCAACATCACTGCTGATGTGATTGCTCGATTCGACGCTGCGCATACAGCGTCAGGGGGCGACGACCAGCCATAA
- the lysS gene encoding lysine--tRNA ligase translates to MTNETDQLAQRRSNMVEVGRLGRKLYPNSFPCSDTIAELIDRHAQQSGDALEVAKPNTTTAGRILSIRSFGKANFLVLSDGRVRIQVYVRKDGLSADDFALFKLLDFGDLIGIEGRLFRTRTDELTIWASRIEFLAKCLNPLPEKWHGLSDIEIRYRQRYLDLIVNPEARRVFEVRSRVLEGLRNFMNARQYLEVETPMMQRIAGGALARPFKTHHNALDLDLYLRIAPELYLKRLVVGGIERVYEINRNFRNEGISTQHNPEFTMLEFYQAFSDYRDLMGLTEQMLSEVAQHSTGSDKVSYGEHQISFSPPYARVALRDAVCEAASVRLGKTIQDGTLRVRESAVDLAQRLDVDVPAGATVGNIVLTLFEELCERTIMQPTFVYDYPTEISPLSKQRADDPETVERFELYAGGLEIANAFSELNDPAEQRRRFEAQRQDRQQGDLEAHAMDEDYLRALEYGLPPTAGEGLGIDRLVMLLTDSHSIRDVILFPLMRPRRE, encoded by the coding sequence ATGACGAACGAAACCGATCAACTCGCTCAGCGACGCAGCAATATGGTCGAAGTTGGTCGTTTAGGTCGTAAGTTGTACCCAAATTCATTTCCGTGCAGTGACACGATTGCGGAATTGATCGATCGCCATGCTCAACAGTCTGGTGATGCACTGGAGGTCGCAAAACCCAATACGACGACTGCAGGGCGGATTCTCAGTATCCGAAGTTTTGGCAAGGCCAACTTTCTCGTGCTATCCGACGGACGTGTTCGGATCCAGGTATATGTACGGAAGGATGGATTATCAGCTGACGACTTCGCTCTGTTTAAGCTGCTCGACTTTGGAGACCTAATCGGAATTGAGGGAAGGCTCTTCCGGACGAGGACCGATGAGCTCACGATCTGGGCATCGAGGATTGAATTTTTGGCTAAGTGTCTGAACCCGCTTCCAGAAAAATGGCACGGCTTAAGCGATATCGAAATTCGGTACCGGCAGAGATACCTTGACCTCATTGTAAATCCCGAAGCACGTCGCGTTTTTGAAGTACGTAGTCGTGTGCTAGAGGGTCTACGAAATTTTATGAATGCACGACAATACCTTGAGGTCGAGACGCCGATGATGCAACGAATCGCTGGCGGCGCCCTAGCGCGGCCGTTTAAGACTCATCACAACGCGCTCGATCTTGATCTCTATCTTCGTATCGCGCCTGAACTTTACCTCAAGCGTTTGGTCGTAGGTGGTATTGAGAGGGTTTATGAGATTAACAGGAATTTTCGGAACGAAGGGATTTCGACCCAGCACAATCCTGAGTTCACAATGCTAGAGTTCTACCAGGCTTTCAGTGATTATCGTGATTTGATGGGGCTTACCGAGCAGATGTTATCGGAAGTCGCACAGCACTCAACGGGTTCAGATAAGGTCTCTTATGGTGAGCATCAGATCTCGTTTTCTCCACCCTACGCGCGAGTGGCACTTCGGGATGCTGTGTGCGAGGCCGCTTCTGTGCGTCTCGGGAAGACAATTCAAGATGGCACACTCCGTGTGCGCGAGTCTGCTGTCGATTTGGCGCAACGGCTCGATGTTGATGTTCCGGCAGGAGCGACGGTTGGCAATATTGTTCTAACTCTGTTCGAGGAGCTTTGCGAGAGGACGATCATGCAGCCAACGTTTGTTTACGACTATCCAACTGAAATTTCACCGCTGTCAAAGCAGCGGGCTGATGACCCAGAGACCGTCGAACGCTTTGAGCTATACGCTGGTGGGCTTGAGATTGCCAATGCCTTCAGTGAATTGAATGACCCTGCGGAGCAACGCCGTCGTTTCGAAGCCCAGCGTCAGGATCGTCAGCAAGGTGATCTAGAAGCGCACGCTATGGATGAGGACTACCTTCGTGCATTGGAGTACGGTCTTCCACCAACCGCTGGGGAAGGGTTAGGTATCGACCGTCTTGTGATGCTACTCACCGATAGTCATTCGATTCGTGACGTCATCTTGTTTCCGCTGATGCGTCCGCGTCGCGAGTGA
- the bamA gene encoding outer membrane protein assembly factor BamA, with protein sequence MTRRLEGIVQAAVRTVLVWRIAVVLVIGTCPMAVLAEPVAMILPPAAETQQSEAMPPTGSVPVVRTIQIAFPAQGNVPSIEPSTYLYYIETRPSRPSEHVWLEYDEERVLDDFRNLWATGFLDDLTIEYNDEPYPNGVVGRNIVYNMEERERVRIVEFNGSDQLDRTKIEEMLVQAETAIQLDTFIDTGLIKKAKTILQVMLAEEGHHNPVVTHTIEAVAGGPKRVRLTFNIEDGPETRIREIEFAGNEEQSDRVLRGQMKANKEPVKIWPLNFFFRRGTFKEHRFAEDADGIIQHYRRLGYVRAQVGRPELTTLEDSVDGKKRYVKMRIPISEGIRYRLGEMTFEGVEIMRLDAVRRQFEIEEGDYYNEKVIRDGIERAQMMYGSSGYMEFVAFPDLSPRDQVVEDDGNVRRIDAPPIVDVTIRAEEGEQYFVGRIDFSGNTTTRDKVVRRELRVFEGGVFNTEMLKISVRRLNQLGYFIPLEEDAVDVEKTEGKDNEVNLSIPLEEENRNQISFGMGYSEWDGFFGQLSFGTSNFIGRGEAVNFSLQHGEWSKNYMIGFTEPFLFDRNIAAGFSVFKTKLNWIGQFTQSSLGANFNVSKPIAMFTRMSFGYAYEQTKVSDLAPAFNNPRLLQYNPYLTDSLLLGTDGARTVSKWVPGIIHNTIDHPIFPSAGKRITTSLEFAGPGGNTKFYRPRLETIFYVPHTPATSFGFRLDTQYIRPYSDTTYIPLFERIYLGGEYSIRGFDLRTVGPRDEASGLVLGGTKSVLLSAEYMITLAQPVRLVLFYDTGQVQETGVNFNYDDFKTSTGAEVRFLMPVMNVPMRLIFAYNPQRTGVLDNNFRPEGRFNFRFAVGAPF encoded by the coding sequence GTGACTAGAAGATTAGAAGGGATTGTTCAGGCGGCGGTGAGGACGGTGTTGGTCTGGAGGATTGCAGTCGTCCTGGTCATCGGCACGTGTCCTATGGCAGTTCTGGCTGAGCCGGTAGCGATGATTTTACCACCAGCGGCGGAGACACAACAGTCTGAAGCAATGCCGCCGACTGGGTCAGTGCCTGTTGTGCGGACGATTCAGATTGCCTTCCCAGCGCAGGGGAATGTGCCCTCTATTGAGCCGTCCACTTACCTGTACTATATCGAGACACGCCCGAGTCGTCCGTCTGAACATGTGTGGTTGGAATATGACGAGGAACGGGTGCTTGATGACTTCCGCAATTTGTGGGCGACAGGATTCCTCGACGACCTAACTATTGAGTATAACGACGAACCCTATCCCAATGGCGTGGTGGGCCGGAACATCGTCTACAACATGGAAGAGCGTGAACGGGTTCGCATTGTTGAATTCAACGGTTCTGATCAACTCGACCGCACGAAGATTGAAGAAATGTTGGTACAAGCTGAGACTGCGATTCAACTTGATACCTTCATCGACACCGGATTAATCAAGAAAGCTAAGACAATTCTGCAGGTGATGCTTGCCGAAGAGGGTCATCACAATCCTGTAGTCACTCACACCATTGAAGCCGTTGCTGGAGGACCGAAGCGGGTGCGTCTTACTTTTAATATCGAGGATGGTCCAGAAACACGCATCAGAGAGATCGAATTTGCAGGCAACGAAGAGCAAAGTGACCGCGTGTTGCGAGGCCAGATGAAGGCAAATAAAGAGCCGGTCAAAATCTGGCCGCTAAACTTTTTCTTCAGACGCGGGACCTTTAAGGAGCACCGTTTTGCTGAGGATGCGGACGGGATCATTCAGCATTACAGGAGACTTGGTTATGTGCGGGCCCAGGTTGGTCGACCAGAATTGACTACCCTTGAGGATTCTGTAGACGGCAAAAAGCGGTACGTGAAGATGCGGATTCCTATCTCAGAGGGGATTCGATATCGGCTCGGAGAAATGACGTTTGAAGGCGTGGAGATTATGCGCCTTGACGCAGTCCGACGCCAGTTCGAGATCGAGGAAGGGGATTATTACAACGAAAAGGTGATCCGAGACGGGATTGAACGAGCGCAAATGATGTATGGCTCCTCCGGTTACATGGAGTTTGTGGCCTTCCCGGACCTTTCCCCTCGCGACCAGGTTGTGGAAGATGATGGCAATGTCCGACGTATTGACGCCCCGCCGATTGTGGACGTAACGATTCGAGCAGAAGAAGGTGAGCAGTACTTTGTTGGGCGGATTGACTTCTCGGGTAACACAACGACGAGGGACAAAGTGGTTCGACGCGAACTTCGAGTATTTGAGGGCGGAGTGTTCAATACCGAAATGCTCAAGATAAGCGTCCGTCGGTTAAATCAACTCGGTTATTTCATACCGCTTGAGGAGGATGCCGTTGACGTTGAGAAGACTGAGGGAAAAGATAACGAAGTCAACCTAAGCATCCCTTTGGAGGAAGAGAATCGCAACCAAATCAGTTTTGGCATGGGTTACTCCGAATGGGATGGTTTCTTCGGGCAGCTGTCGTTCGGCACCTCGAACTTTATCGGCCGCGGTGAGGCAGTGAACTTCTCATTGCAGCATGGTGAATGGTCAAAAAATTATATGATCGGGTTCACTGAGCCGTTCCTGTTTGACCGCAACATCGCCGCCGGATTCAGTGTGTTTAAGACGAAGCTGAATTGGATTGGGCAGTTCACACAGAGCTCACTGGGGGCGAACTTCAACGTCAGTAAACCGATTGCGATGTTCACACGGATGTCGTTTGGATATGCCTACGAGCAAACAAAGGTTAGCGATCTCGCTCCGGCCTTCAACAATCCGAGACTACTACAGTACAATCCATATCTGACGGATTCGTTGCTTCTTGGAACGGATGGTGCCCGCACTGTCAGCAAGTGGGTTCCGGGCATAATTCACAATACGATCGACCACCCAATTTTTCCGAGCGCTGGTAAACGCATCACTACCTCGCTTGAGTTTGCGGGTCCTGGTGGCAATACCAAGTTTTATCGGCCGCGCCTCGAAACTATCTTTTATGTTCCGCACACCCCGGCAACATCGTTTGGTTTTCGGCTCGATACACAGTACATCAGGCCGTATTCCGACACGACCTACATCCCGCTTTTTGAACGGATTTATCTTGGCGGTGAGTATAGTATTCGTGGATTTGACCTTCGCACCGTTGGGCCGCGTGACGAGGCGTCAGGGCTCGTGCTCGGTGGCACCAAGAGTGTACTCCTCAGTGCCGAATATATGATTACATTGGCGCAGCCTGTGCGTTTGGTTCTGTTCTACGACACTGGGCAGGTCCAGGAAACTGGTGTGAATTTTAACTATGATGATTTTAAGACGTCGACCGGGGCTGAAGTGCGGTTTCTCATGCCCGTCATGAACGTGCCGATGCGGTTGATTTTTGCTTATAACCCGCAGCGTACAGGTGTTCTCGATAATAATTTCAGGCCAGAAGGACGGTTCAATTTTCGGTTCGCTGTGGGCGCTCCGTTTTAG
- the nusB gene encoding transcription antitermination factor NusB, with product MSIVRQRGRSSKADTPDEPTRHQSREAALQLLYQSEVGKVPIDVALETFDRLEFIPSQREFSTWLAKGTASHLKDIDPLITRSAQHWRLTRMAVIDRLIMRIAVFEFLYAHDTPRAVVINEAIELARTFSAHEAVPFVNGVLDDIKRHLDGETVD from the coding sequence GTGAGCATCGTGCGGCAGCGAGGTCGCTCGAGCAAAGCTGATACTCCGGATGAACCTACGCGACATCAGAGTCGTGAGGCCGCTCTTCAGCTGCTGTACCAGAGTGAAGTTGGTAAGGTTCCTATAGACGTCGCCCTCGAAACATTTGATCGACTGGAATTCATTCCATCGCAGCGGGAATTTTCCACGTGGCTCGCTAAAGGTACCGCTTCACACTTAAAGGACATCGATCCTCTCATTACGAGGAGTGCCCAACATTGGCGCCTAACGCGCATGGCTGTGATTGACCGTTTGATTATGAGGATCGCCGTTTTTGAGTTTCTGTACGCGCACGACACTCCCCGAGCGGTCGTGATCAATGAAGCAATTGAGCTAGCCAGAACGTTCAGTGCCCATGAAGCAGTGCCTTTTGTGAACGGCGTTCTCGACGACATTAAACGTCATCTCGATGGAGAAACAGTCGATTGA
- a CDS encoding lipoprotein-releasing ABC transporter permease subunit, which translates to MRLPFELYIALRYLLARRRQAFISLISVISTVGVAVGVMALLIALALMTGLQQELRDRIVGSAGHIYVWKLGESGLAEYEVELERLRQVPRVTRAAPVILGQALATTDTSEAFITLKGIDPNLEADVTEIGSAIRDGTLDALAPSVAGTLEGLVIGEGLAAKLGAFVGDEVTLLTPQGRLSPMGVMPRARQFRIVGLFDMGLHEFDTSYAYVRLDVAARLLDRTGADFIELKVDDLYAASDVAESITRELGTSYLTQDWSDLNRSLFSALWLEKMAISITIGLIVLVAALNIVASLILLVMDKSRDIAILKTMGTSTRSVTAIFMLQGLIIGLVGTAVGAIGGVVATQVLDRQQLLQLPGDVYQVTYVPFTLDPLDIVMVLLSAVAVCFVATIYPSRQASSVDPAQALRYQ; encoded by the coding sequence ATGCGTCTGCCGTTTGAATTGTATATCGCGCTACGGTATCTGCTAGCTCGCCGCCGACAGGCGTTCATTTCTTTAATTTCAGTAATTTCCACTGTCGGCGTGGCGGTAGGAGTGATGGCTCTACTCATTGCCCTTGCTCTAATGACCGGACTGCAGCAGGAGTTACGCGATCGGATCGTTGGTTCGGCCGGACACATTTATGTGTGGAAACTTGGCGAGTCAGGTCTGGCTGAATACGAAGTCGAACTTGAACGGCTTCGCCAGGTGCCGAGGGTCACGCGGGCTGCCCCAGTCATTTTGGGCCAGGCACTAGCAACGACGGACACAAGCGAAGCATTTATTACTCTTAAGGGGATTGATCCAAATCTTGAGGCCGATGTTACTGAAATCGGTTCCGCAATTCGTGACGGGACTCTTGATGCGCTCGCTCCTTCTGTCGCTGGTACCCTCGAAGGGCTAGTCATTGGCGAAGGTCTTGCGGCAAAGCTTGGCGCCTTCGTCGGTGATGAGGTTACGTTACTGACGCCGCAGGGGCGGCTATCCCCGATGGGTGTAATGCCTCGAGCGCGGCAATTCCGCATTGTCGGTCTCTTTGATATGGGATTGCACGAGTTTGATACCAGTTATGCCTATGTTCGCCTCGATGTGGCTGCGAGGCTGTTGGACCGCACGGGTGCTGATTTTATAGAACTCAAGGTTGACGATTTGTACGCGGCGTCTGATGTCGCGGAGTCAATCACTCGGGAGCTTGGCACGAGCTATCTAACCCAAGACTGGTCGGATCTAAACCGCTCGCTCTTCTCAGCGCTTTGGTTGGAGAAAATGGCGATCTCGATCACCATAGGGCTGATCGTGCTCGTTGCTGCGCTAAATATCGTCGCGTCACTCATTCTTCTCGTTATGGATAAGAGTCGCGACATCGCAATTCTCAAAACTATGGGGACAAGCACTAGAAGTGTTACGGCGATCTTCATGCTTCAGGGACTAATCATCGGGCTCGTAGGCACAGCTGTTGGCGCGATTGGTGGTGTTGTGGCAACCCAGGTTCTTGACCGGCAACAATTATTGCAGTTACCAGGTGATGTGTATCAGGTGACCTACGTACCTTTCACTCTTGATCCACTCGACATTGTAATGGTGTTGTTATCAGCGGTTGCTGTGTGTTTCGTTGCCACTATCTATCCGTCTCGTCAGGCGTCTAGTGTCGACCCCGCGCAGGCGTTACGTTACCAGTGA
- the lpxA gene encoding acyl-ACP--UDP-N-acetylglucosamine O-acyltransferase — translation MPINIPETLDKLSYRYPSFLVDSVVDHEPGRSITAIKNVTFNEEFFQGHFPGMPLMPGVLMIEAFTQVAAILVLQDPDRATQRTFLRGVDQAKFRRQVVPGDRLRLEVKLRRSAGELTEVDCLADVENQPVAAATLLLGVKEVDIEIDPTALVAPGAEIGAGSVIGSHAIIGEHVKLGRRCHIDASAVVDGMTEIGDDTKVFPCASIGLIPQDLKFHGEQSRLVIGQRNVFREFVTVHRGTEGGGGTTRIGNDNLFMAYAHVAHDCTVGNHTIFGNGATLGGHVSVEDYATISALSGVHQFCRVGEHAFVGGFSVVTRDALPYARTVGNRARVYGVNTIGLVRRGFSPGVITQLKRVYRYLLQSKLNTSQALERIQADKTLLCAEVDYLVNFIRSSERGVGLRRPGRRLDELIVDD, via the coding sequence GTGCCTATCAACATTCCGGAAACGCTCGATAAGCTCAGTTACCGGTATCCCTCTTTCCTTGTCGATTCGGTTGTCGACCATGAGCCTGGCCGCTCAATCACCGCGATCAAGAACGTCACATTCAACGAAGAATTCTTTCAAGGGCACTTTCCTGGTATGCCCTTGATGCCAGGCGTGCTTATGATCGAGGCGTTCACACAGGTTGCGGCGATTCTAGTATTACAAGACCCCGATCGTGCTACTCAGCGAACTTTTCTTAGAGGTGTAGACCAGGCGAAGTTTCGTCGGCAGGTTGTACCAGGTGATCGCCTGCGTCTCGAGGTGAAGCTTCGTAGATCGGCTGGCGAATTAACTGAAGTTGATTGCCTGGCGGACGTTGAAAATCAGCCCGTTGCCGCTGCAACCCTTTTACTTGGCGTAAAAGAGGTTGATATTGAGATTGATCCCACGGCCCTTGTGGCCCCTGGCGCGGAGATTGGCGCTGGTAGCGTCATCGGATCTCACGCGATCATTGGCGAGCACGTCAAACTGGGGCGGCGTTGTCATATAGATGCTTCGGCTGTAGTCGATGGCATGACCGAGATCGGCGACGATACGAAGGTGTTTCCCTGTGCTTCCATCGGGTTAATTCCACAGGATCTTAAATTTCATGGGGAACAGAGTCGTCTGGTAATTGGTCAACGAAACGTCTTCCGAGAATTTGTTACGGTCCATCGGGGCACTGAAGGTGGCGGGGGTACTACGAGGATCGGTAACGATAACCTCTTTATGGCGTATGCGCACGTTGCTCACGACTGTACAGTCGGCAACCATACGATTTTCGGCAACGGTGCCACGCTTGGTGGACATGTGTCGGTTGAGGATTATGCGACGATCAGTGCTCTATCTGGCGTCCACCAATTCTGCCGAGTTGGTGAACACGCATTTGTAGGTGGGTTTTCAGTCGTTACCCGTGACGCCTTGCCTTATGCGCGAACAGTTGGTAACCGTGCTCGGGTTTATGGAGTCAACACGATTGGTCTGGTGCGGAGAGGCTTTTCACCCGGCGTGATCACCCAGCTTAAACGCGTGTACCGTTACCTCCTCCAGTCGAAACTCAATACCAGCCAGGCGCTAGAAAGAATTCAAGCTGACAAGACGCTACTCTGTGCCGAGGTTGACTATCTCGTGAATTTCATCCGGTCGTCGGAACGTGGTGTTGGCTTACGTAGGCCTGGTCGACGTCTTGACGAATTGATCGTAGATGATTAG
- a CDS encoding ABC transporter ATP-binding protein: MPYIEVSQLSKSFQTQSGPVSVLRDLEFTVETGEMVAIVGASGVGKSTLLQLLGGLDSVDSGSIVVGGVDIATLSDGERITFRHSQVGFVFQFHHLLPEFTALENTEMPLRIARINPEQGRPRAKALLVRVGLGNRLDHRPGMLSGGEQQRVAIARALAMEPTLLLADEPTGDLDEATAQTLHDLLREMHRERRLTSIIATHNMRLAAGCDRVLRLEVGQLRLT; the protein is encoded by the coding sequence ATGCCTTACATCGAGGTTTCCCAGTTATCGAAGTCATTCCAAACGCAAAGTGGGCCCGTTTCAGTTCTCCGTGACCTCGAGTTTACTGTTGAAACTGGCGAGATGGTTGCAATTGTGGGCGCGTCGGGCGTAGGGAAGAGCACGCTGTTACAGTTGCTAGGTGGCCTGGATTCCGTTGACAGTGGAAGTATTGTTGTCGGCGGTGTTGACATCGCGACCCTCTCAGATGGAGAGCGCATAACTTTTCGGCATTCGCAAGTTGGTTTTGTTTTTCAGTTCCACCATCTTCTCCCTGAATTCACGGCGCTCGAAAATACTGAGATGCCGTTGCGAATCGCTCGGATTAATCCAGAGCAGGGCCGTCCTCGGGCGAAAGCGCTTCTTGTTCGTGTGGGCTTGGGTAACCGACTTGATCACCGTCCAGGGATGTTGTCTGGTGGAGAGCAGCAGCGGGTGGCGATTGCCAGAGCGCTTGCGATGGAGCCGACCCTTCTATTGGCTGACGAGCCCACTGGTGACCTCGACGAGGCGACGGCCCAGACTCTCCATGATCTTTTACGCGAAATGCACCGGGAGCGGAGACTTACCTCGATTATTGCAACCCATAACATGCGATTGGCGGCCGGCTGCGATCGTGTGCTTCGTTTAGAAGTGGGCCAACTTCGACTGACCTGA
- a CDS encoding ATP-dependent Clp protease ATP-binding subunit translates to MVWRAAPLSQIENGMFERYTERARRVLFFARYEASQLGSISIETEHLLLGLIREGKGLTSRIFSRSNLSLENIRKQIEGRTVFREKVSTSVEIPFSGESKRLLQFAAEEADRLLHNYIGTEHLLLGILREERSKAASILMEKGMRLNSVREHIVALLNEKTTIARVKETPLLAEFSRDLTDSAMKTELDPLVGRELELERLQQVLSRRTKNNAVLIGEPGVGKTAIVEGLAQRIVQGEVPHFLADKRLLMLDISLIVAGTKYRGQFEERLKAIMKELTENSNVIVFIDELHTLVGAGSAEGSLDAANILKPSLSRGEIRCIGATTPAEYLKYIEKDRSLERRFQAVKVDPPGENEALKILLGVKERYESFHHVKYTEEALKAAVYQSSRYITDRFLPDKAIDIMDEAGARAKLRHAGRSEEFCEINKSIQVAVEQMENAAAQKNYEKAQFFREQEVIARENLQLVREKFDVKSNTQQAVVEKKQIDEVVSKWTGVPITSINQDEGDRLLQMEEELHHRVVSQGKAISALARAIRRSRAGLKAPNRPVGSFVFLGPTGVGKTELARALANFLFGTDAALIRFDMSEYMEKHSVSKLIGSPPGYVGYEEGGQLTEKVKRSPYSVVLLDEIEKAHPDLFNILLQVFEDGHLTDGLGNRVNFKNTILIMTSNIGARYIQKKASLGFQSSDAKEVSKNINEKVLGEVKRIFNPEFINRIDETIVFEALSNKDLARITQLLIVQLNEHLVDRHLRIELTQEAIAWIIDQTCNDRSYGARPLRRAIQRYVEDPLSEELIRGRLNEGNVEVYVDSGCLAYRAVDGELDGRQLVSDT, encoded by the coding sequence ATGGTTTGGAGAGCGGCACCGCTGTCGCAGATTGAGAACGGGATGTTCGAAAGGTATACGGAACGGGCTCGCCGGGTGTTGTTCTTCGCGCGTTATGAGGCGAGCCAACTAGGTAGCATTTCTATCGAGACCGAGCATTTACTTCTGGGCTTGATCCGTGAGGGTAAGGGGCTAACTAGTCGTATTTTTTCGCGTTCTAACCTTTCTCTTGAAAATATCCGGAAGCAGATTGAAGGCCGCACCGTTTTCAGGGAGAAGGTGTCGACGTCGGTAGAGATTCCCTTTAGCGGTGAGTCGAAGCGTCTCCTTCAGTTCGCGGCCGAGGAAGCTGATCGCTTACTGCACAACTACATCGGTACCGAGCATCTCTTGCTTGGAATCTTGCGGGAAGAACGCTCTAAAGCTGCGTCGATCCTGATGGAAAAGGGAATGCGGCTCAATAGTGTCCGCGAACACATCGTAGCGCTTCTGAATGAAAAGACGACGATTGCGCGGGTAAAAGAAACGCCGCTTCTCGCTGAATTTTCCCGTGATCTTACAGACTCGGCTATGAAGACAGAATTAGATCCACTCGTCGGGCGCGAACTCGAGTTGGAGCGACTTCAACAGGTGCTCTCTCGCCGAACGAAAAACAACGCCGTTCTCATCGGTGAACCCGGCGTCGGGAAGACTGCCATCGTCGAGGGTTTGGCTCAGAGAATCGTCCAAGGGGAAGTACCGCATTTCCTAGCTGACAAACGGCTCTTGATGCTTGACATCTCTCTCATTGTTGCTGGAACGAAGTACAGGGGACAGTTTGAAGAACGCCTAAAGGCAATTATGAAAGAGTTGACCGAGAACTCGAACGTCATTGTTTTCATCGACGAATTACATACGCTTGTCGGCGCCGGCTCGGCTGAAGGATCTCTTGATGCGGCGAATATCCTTAAGCCCTCACTTTCACGGGGTGAAATTCGCTGTATTGGAGCCACCACTCCAGCTGAGTACCTGAAATACATAGAGAAAGATCGATCTTTAGAGCGGAGGTTTCAGGCAGTCAAGGTGGATCCCCCAGGCGAGAACGAGGCGCTCAAGATTCTGCTTGGTGTGAAGGAACGCTATGAGTCGTTCCACCATGTTAAGTACACAGAGGAGGCGCTCAAGGCTGCTGTGTATCAGTCGAGTCGCTACATTACTGATCGGTTCTTGCCGGATAAAGCGATCGATATTATGGACGAGGCCGGTGCTCGCGCCAAACTACGCCATGCTGGACGTAGTGAGGAATTTTGCGAAATCAATAAGAGTATCCAAGTTGCGGTCGAACAGATGGAAAACGCTGCTGCTCAAAAGAACTATGAAAAGGCACAGTTCTTTCGGGAGCAAGAGGTCATCGCTCGGGAGAATCTCCAGCTCGTTCGAGAGAAATTCGACGTGAAGTCGAATACTCAGCAAGCTGTTGTTGAAAAAAAGCAAATCGATGAAGTTGTCTCCAAGTGGACTGGCGTGCCAATCACGTCCATTAACCAGGATGAGGGTGACAGACTGTTGCAGATGGAGGAGGAACTTCACCATCGTGTTGTTAGCCAGGGCAAGGCTATTTCCGCGCTAGCGCGCGCGATCCGTCGCTCACGTGCTGGCTTGAAAGCCCCGAATCGGCCGGTTGGTAGTTTTGTGTTCCTCGGGCCAACCGGAGTTGGTAAGACCGAGCTAGCCCGGGCACTCGCAAATTTCTTGTTTGGGACTGATGCAGCTCTTATTCGTTTCGACATGTCTGAATATATGGAAAAGCATTCAGTATCGAAACTGATCGGTTCGCCGCCTGGCTACGTTGGTTACGAGGAAGGCGGGCAGCTCACTGAAAAAGTCAAGCGTAGTCCCTATTCTGTGGTACTCCTCGACGAAATAGAGAAGGCTCACCCTGACCTCTTCAATATCCTTTTGCAGGTCTTTGAAGATGGGCACCTGACTGATGGACTTGGTAATCGTGTCAATTTCAAAAACACGATTCTCATCATGACCTCGAATATTGGGGCTCGGTACATCCAGAAGAAGGCGTCGCTCGGGTTTCAGTCATCTGATGCGAAAGAGGTTAGTAAGAATATTAACGAGAAGGTGCTGGGAGAGGTTAAGCGTATCTTCAATCCCGAATTCATCAATCGGATCGACGAAACTATCGTGTTTGAAGCACTATCCAACAAAGATTTAGCAAGAATTACGCAGCTTTTGATTGTTCAGCTCAACGAGCACTTGGTAGACCGGCATCTGCGGATAGAGCTGACACAAGAAGCGATCGCCTGGATCATCGATCAGACATGTAATGACCGTTCCTACGGGGCGCGGCCGCTGCGTCGGGCGATCCAACGATATGTTGAAGATCCACTGTCCGAGGAGCTAATCCGGGGCCGACTGAATGAGGGTAATGTCGAGGTCTACGTCGATTCTGGATGTCTCGCTTACCGGGCCGTGGACGGCGAGCTTGATGGTCGCCAGCTGGTTAGCGACACTTAG